Part of the Arcobacter sp. F2176 genome is shown below.
ATAATTACCTGATACATAGATTTGATTTGAAAGTGTTTTTTTAGGACTTATTACTATTAATATTTTTTTATTTTTTATTATTCCTTTTAATGAGGACAAAGAGTTATTGATATTTGATATCAACTCTTTAGCTTTTTCTTGTTTATCAAAATAATTTCCTAAACTAAAAATAGTATTGTTTATATCTTTTATACTATCTGTTTTGAAACTCAAAGTTTTGATATTAAGTCTTTTTAGATTTGAAAGTAGTTTTTCATCATAATTTTGTGCAATCACAACACTAGGGTTTACCAATAAGATTTTCTCTAAAGAAATAGAAGCATATCCTCCTACTTTTTTCACATTTTTTGACTCTTCTGGAAAATCACAATATCTAGTATTTGCAACAACATCTTTACCAACACCTAAGGCATAGACTATTTCATTTATAGAAGGAGTTAGAGTAACTATTCTCTCTTGTGAATACAAATTTACTGCTAAAACAATAAGTATTGATAAAAACTTTTTCATATTAGAAACTAACCTTTAAACCAATATATGCACTTCTTCCAGGTGTAGCATAATTGTAAACTGTTTGATAATATTTATTAAATATATTATCAACTTTTACATAAGTAGTTATATTTCTTTTAATCTCATAGTTAATTACACCATTCCAAATAGTGTAATTCCCAGTTTCTTTTGTTTTTTCTGCATCATCATATCTTTTTCCAATATATGAACTATTTAAATTGATATGTGTATTTTTAATTCCATAATAATCAACAGATGCATTAAACTCATTTTTTGCTCTTCTTGGTAAATCATTTCCTTTATTGTCTTTAGCAGATAAATGAGTATAATTAAATCCTAATAAAATATTCTCAAATATATTTTTAATATAACTTACTTCATAACCTTTAAAAGTTGACTCACCAGTAAGATTTTCATACCGTGTATTTGGATATGAATTTGGAACATATCTAATCATATCTTTAATTTTATTTTCAAAATAAGTAATCTTAAAATCTTTATATTCAAAATTAAAATCAAAAGATTTTGTAGTTTCAGGAGATAAGCTAGGAGTATAATTTAAATTCCCTAATGTTGGAGCATTATAAGCTGTACCATAATTTGAAGAAACTGCCATATCATTATTAATATTATATTTAATACCTATTTTACCTGTAAATTTATCATCGAACTTACTATTATCATCATACCTTAAAGTTTCATTGATGATAAACTTATCAAAAGTATTTGTATTTGAAACAAAAATTGCTTGTGTATTATATTTATCTTTAGAATCTATATTTTCAAAATTTTGTTTGTCTAAACCCAAAATTATTGCATCACTTTTTCTATATGAATAATCACCTTGAACAGAGAATTCATTTACTAAACTTTTATAAATAGAATTGTCTTGATTTCTGTCAAATTTTGATTGTTGTGCATTTAATTTTAATTTATAAGAATCATCTTTATGTATATAATTTGCAGATTTGAAATAATGTTTAATTTTTGTTAGTTTATCATCCCTATCTTTAGTTGAACTATCATAATCATATTCTGAACCAATTTTCTTAAAAGTCAAACCTAACTCATCAGAATCATTTAAATATACGCCACCTGCAATATTATAAGTATTATTGGAATATCCATCTCTTTCATATTCTAAATCTTTCCATTTTGATCCATTTGGTTCATAAGAACTTATTCCATCTGTAGATATTCTACTTGCATCAAATTTTAAATAACCCAATTTATTTTTATTTGAAACTGAACCATATAATTTTTTTGTATTATAACTTCCAGCTTCCATACCAATATTTCCATGAAATCCTGCCTTGGCTTTAGATGTAATTATATTTATTACTCCACCACTAGCATCAGCTCCCCAAATACCAGACTGAGCCCCTTTAACCACTTCAATTTGCTCTATATTTTCTATATTTAATTGAGCTAGTGGAGCACCACTTAATCCAGCTGGTTCATTATATCTTATCCCATCAATTAAAATTAAAATTCTTTTTGAATCTATACCTCTTACGAATAATGAGTCTAATTGTCCAACTCCCCCATTACTTACTATACTTACACCAGATATAGTTTTTAAAGCATCACTTACATTTGTAAAATGTCTCTCTTCAATCTCTTCTTTAGTAATAACATCAACATCTGAAGTTACATCTTTGATTGATTGTTCTGATTTTGTAGCACTTACGACTGTGATTTGTGATAGTTCTTCTGAATAAAGATTGGATGTTGCTATTAGAAGGCTTGCAACTAAGCTTGTAGTTAATTTCTTGTTCATATTTTATTTTCCTAATTATTTTATTTTATTTGTTGAATATAGTTTTGCAGGTTTTAACTGTCTTGATATAAGTATATTTACTATTTTTGGCATATCAATAGATATTAAAGAATGAATTAAACTATAAATAGATGAGATTTTTCTATCAACAGTTGCAGCTAACATTCCAAATAATGTAAAATATTTTTTGCTCTTACTAATCATAAACTCTCCTTTCTTTGTATTGTTTGTATTATAATTCGCGTATTATAATCAAAAGAATATAAATCTTTTATTTCAAGATAAATTAAAGCTATTTTAATACAATACCCCAATTTTAAAGGAGATACTTTGACTTATAATGAATGGTTTGAGAAGCATGCCACAAGACATCAAAATATCATGGAAAGATTAAAAGACTTGAGTGATGAAGAAGTTATAAAGTATTTTAGGTTTGATAATATGGTTAAAAAAGAGCCTGATTTCTGTCCACTTTATAAAGATAATAAGAAGTGCCATGATTATGAAGAGTTAAATTGTTACTTATGTGCCTGTCCAAACTTCAGATTCGATGACAATGGATTTAAAAAGATCGAAGAAAAAACTCTTTACTCATACTGTAATATAGATAGTAAAGATGGAGCTCAATATAAAGGTGATGATTATATTCATCAAAACTGTGCTGGATGCTTAGTACCTCATAAAGAAACTTATATCAAAAAACATTTTTCGAGAAATTGGAAAGAGATTATGAGGGATGTAAGACCATAAAAAAAGTTCAACTTCTGGTGTTTGAAGTTGAACTTTAGTGGTGTTGTGTTATTCTTTTGTATAAAATGTAGGAGAAATACAAAATGGGTATTGGAATTCTACCTATTCAGTGTTAATTGATTGTTAATCAAAAAATTTAGTTTGGAGAATTTATGAAACTTATAATGTTTGATATGGATGGAACCTTAATCAATAGTGGTGGAATGATTGCAAATACTATTAATTATGTTAGAGAAAACTTAGGATTTGAAACCTTAGACAAAAAATATATTTTAAAAAATGTAAATGATCCAAATATAAACTCATCTGAATTTTTTTATGGAACAAAACACTTTACAGAAGAACAAGGTAAACTTTTTGAAACTTATTATTATGACCATTGCTTAACTGACTTAGAAATTTATGATGGAATAAAAGAGTTATTGGAAGACTTAAAAAGTGATTATATTTTTACAGTTGCCACAAATGCCAATAGTGAATTTGCAAATAGAATGTTAAATCATTTAGAAATAGGCAAATACTTTAAAACAGTAGTTGGTTATAACGATGTATTAAAACCTAAACCACATCCAGAAATGGTTTATAAAATACTCGAAGAGATAAAAACCACAAAAGAAAAATCACTTTTAGTGGGAGATAGTCACAAAGATGTCCAAGCAGCAACAAATGCAGGGATAGAATCTGTTTTAGTAAATTGGGGATTTTCAGACCATGAAGAAAATGCAATAGAAAATGTAAAAGAGTTAGAACAAAGAATATTTAAAAAATTTTCAATATTTTAAAAGAGAGTTAAGATGAATATACGTCTAGCAAAAATTAATGACTTAAAAGATATTTATGATTTGATTTGTGATATGGAAAGTACCCAATTAGATTATAAAAAATTTGAACAAATATTTATTAGATATTTAGAAAATGAAAACTTTTACTCAATTGTTGCAGAAGAAGATGATTTAATAATTGCTTGTTTAAATTTAAGAATAGAATACCAACTTCATCATGTGGAAAAGATAGCAGAGATTATGGAACTTGCAGTTAAAAAAGAATACCGTTCAAAAAGTGTAGGTAAAATACTTTTAGACAAAGCAAGAAAAATATCAAAAGATAACAACTGTTTACAAATGGAAGTTTGCTGTAATCAAATAAGAGAAAAAGCTCACAAGTTCTATCAAAGGGAAGGGATGAAAAATTCACACTTTAAGTTTAGTATGGAATTAAATTAACACAAGCCTTTACAAACTTATCTGTTTATATTCACTCTCTTTTAGATCTTCGACGGTAAAATTATCAAAACTTATTCTATGAAGTTTTACAACCCTATTATCAACTGCTGCAAACATTCTTTTTACCTGATGATATTTGCCCTCAACAATCTCTAATCGGACACAAGTAGGAGAAAGAATTTCTAATTTTGCTGGAAGCAAGGGTTTGTCTTCTCCATTTAAAAGAAGTTCTCCACTAGCAAAAATTTTTTCTTCATCACCTTTTAAAGGTACTTTTAAATGTGCTTCATAAATTTTAGAAATCTCTTTTTTAGGATTTGCAAGTTTATGATTTAAAGTTCCATCATCAGTCAATATTATTGCACCTGTTGTATCAACATCAAGTCTACCTACAGTTGCAATTTTTGGGTTTCTTTGAGTCCATCTATATGGAAGTAAAGAGTATATCAATACTCCTGCATCATTGTGAGAGCATATTACACCAGAGGGTTTATTAAGTAGTATTATTAAAGTTTCAGGATCAAGTTTTTCACCATTGATTGTTATATCATCGTGATAGGCTTTTGTTGAAGGATTAAATACTCTATTTTCATTTACCAAAAGCTCATTTATTTTTAAAAACTTTTTAGCCTCACCTCTGGTACAATAACCTAAACTTGATAAATGTGCATCTATTCTTTTATAACTATTTTTCATGAAGCCATAGTAGCATTTTTTTATTAATAAACTTATGTAAGAGTATATTCTATTGGAACTTTTATGACTATCTCTTTTTTTACCTTTGGGAACTCTTTTGAGGCATTTTCAATAGCTTCAAGTGATGATTTTATAAGTAAAGTATGCCCAGAAATAGACTCAATTTCTATAATTTTGCCATTAGTCAAAATTTTAAATTTTATTAGTACTTTTCCTTGAATATTTAATCGTTTTGCTCTTTTTGGATATTTTATATTTTTTTGAATTAGTGCTACTATTTGTTTAAGATGTTCATTTAAAAAGTCTTGTTCATAAGTCTTTTTTACACTTTTTTGTATAAATTCTTGCTCTTTTTTTACTATCTTTTTTTCTTCTTTTTCAGTTTTTTTTCTAATAGTCTTTTTTTCAACTACTTTCTTAACTGCTTCTTTTTTAAGCACTTTCTTTTTTGTGGCTTTTTTTGATATCTTTGTTTCTTTTATTTCTTTTTTAGGAACTTCTTTTTTTACAGCAGGCTCTTTTTTTACTATCTTTTCTTGTTCTAATAAAGAGACAAAATTTAGATTTATAGATTTTTCTTTTACTTTATTTTTAATAATTAAACTATCATAACTATACAATACTCCTGTAAAAACCAAGCCATATAAAAAAATTGTCAAAAAAAAAGAATAAAAATATCTTTTAAAGTTCAACATTAGTTTTTCTTTGTAATTATAGAGATATTAGAAAAATCATTTGATTTTAATAAATCAAGAACAGAAACAAAAGATTCAAAATCAGCTTTTTTATCGCTTTTAATAAAAATATGAGAATCTTTATTTATCTTATTTACTTCCAAACTAAGGTTTTCAAAGCTTATATCTGATTTATTTAAATATAAACTATTATCCTCTTTGATTGTAATAATAAACTCTTTTTTTATCTCTGATTTTTTTGCACTTGCTGCTTTTGCCAAAGATACAGGAATATCACCACGGGCTATAAAAGTTGAAGTCAATAATACAATAGCTAATAATACTAATAACACATCAATAAAGGGAATTACATTTATTGAATTAAATTTCTGTAATTTCATCAAATTTACTTTCAATTACTTCTGCATATCGAGCTAATACATTATAAAAAACTTGAGAAAGAATTGCCACAACTAAACCAACAGCTGTTGCTTTTAGGGCTAAGGCTAAAGAACTCATTATCTTAGTTGCTTCAATATCACCTTCACTCATAGTCATAAATGTAAGCATAATAGCCAATACAGTACCTAATAAGCCAATATAAGGTGAATTTGAAGCTATTGTACCGATAATTGATAAATGCTTTGTAATAGCTATCTCTAATGATTTTTTTGATTTGTAAAATTTCACATCAATATTTTTGTAAAAAAGTATTCTCTCAATAAAGAACCAAAAAGATAAAAAACTCATAAAAATTAAAAGTATGACAACTCCATAATCAACTAAGTTTTTTAGTAGCTCTATATGCATATTATATTTCCTAATATTTTTATTATATTAGAAAAAAAGTGTTAAATTAGTGTTAAGTTAAATTATTAAGCTATTAGTTTTATTAGATTTAGTTTTATTAGTGTCCCATTCTCTTTTGGTTCAATTTTAATATCAATTTGATTTTTATCACAAAACTCTTTTACAATATTTAAACCTAAACCAAAACCAATTTTACTTGAATCTTCTTGAAAATATTGATCAAATACAATAAAAAGATTTTTTGTATCTATTATATTTCCTGTATTAAATATATATAAAAGATTATCTTGCATATTTATTTTGATAATTCCATTTTCGCAGTTATATTTTATAGCATTTGACAAAAGGTTATCAAAAACTTTTTGAAAACCATTTTTATCACTATTAATAGATATATTTTTAATATCATTTTCTATCGTGATATTGTCTTTCATATCTTCAAATTTATCAATTGAATTCTCAATTATATCATCAAGCAGGAATTCAAACTTATCGATCCTTCCAATCTCTTTTTTTATCTCATATTCCATTTGTTCATAAAGCTTTAAAAGTTCATTTGTAGCTAATTTTATTCTATTTAATCTTCTTATATCTTTTTCATCTTTTAGATTCTTTTCTAACATTTGAGCATTAGATTGTATTGTAGAAGCAGGAATATTGAGTTCATGGATAGTCTCTTTAATAGCCTTTTCTAAGTTATTGTCACTTTCAAATAAAGGATCAAAAAGTGGTTTACTCAAGAAATAGTTTAAAACAACAGCAAAAATAATAAGTACTAAAGTAATAACTATGAAAGTATCTTTATTAAAACCCAATAATGCTACTAAATAATAATTTGCAAGTAAAACCATAATCACAATAAATGATACTAAAATAGAATTAGAGATTATAAAGTTCTTTTTTTTAATATTCAAGCTTATAACCAACTCCTTTTATATTTACTACTTTTTCTTTTACAAATATTTTCTTTACAGCATTTATATAGACTCTAATTGAACCTTCACTATAATCTTCTTCACAATGCCAAAGTCTATTAACTATCATCTCTTTTGTTACAATTTTATCTTTATTTTCTAAAAATAATTCCAATAAATCCACTACTTTCATTGGCAAATTCATATCTTTGTTATTTTCATATACTCTTTTATCATTTGGACTAAAAAATAGATTTTCCCCTAATTGTATTTTCTCAATTTGTTTTCCAGATCTTTTTAAAAGCGATTTTATTCTCAAAATAAGTTCATCTAAGTCAATTGGCTTTTTCAAATAATCATCGGCACCTGATAAAAAGCCTTGTTCTAAACTCTCTTTATCTTTATAAGATGTTAAAAACATCGTTGGAGTATTATCCCCTGATTCTCTTAAATCTTTTAAGAGTTCTAATCCATTTATTTTAGGAACATTTATATCAAACAGATATAAATCATAATTCTTTTCATAATTTAAAGCTAGTGCTTCTTCTCCATCTTTAGCAATATCAACTAAAAAGCCCTCTTCATCTAGAAAATCTTCAATTGTTTGTGCAAATAGTTCGTCATCTTCAAGTAGTAATATTCTCATTATAAATCAAGTTTCCAATGTTTTTTGCAAAATTTTACACTAATATATATAAAAATGTTGTTTTTCCCAAATTTTTATATATAATTACTTATGATAAAAAAACTACTTATACCAATTATTTTACTTTTTTTAGCCTATTTTATAATTTCAAGCGAAAATATAAAAACAATATCTGCAGGAATTGCCATATTTATTATAGGCATGTATTTTATGGAGAATGGCTTTAAACTTTTTTCTGGGGGATTATTAGAAAAAGTTTTAGAAAAGTTTACTTCTACTAGTTTAAAATCAGTAATTACAGGTTTTATCAGTACCTCAATAGTTCAAAGTTCCTCACTTATTTCTGTTATTGTAATATCTTTTTTAACAGTTGAAATTATATCTTTAACTCAAGGTATGGCAATAATCTTTGGAGCAAATCTAGGAAGTACAACAACAGCATGGATAGTATCATCTTTGGGTGTTGATATTAAAATATCTTTATATGCAATGCCAATGATCATTTTTGGAGTTATTTTTAGATTCTCAAAAGAACAAAGGTATATAGGTCTTGGGAATATTTTATTAGGTCTTGGTTTTATATTTTTAGGTATTTCATACATGAAAGATGGCTTTGAGACTTTAAAAGATTCTATTGATTTGGCTTCATACTCTGTTGGTGGATTTTTAGGTATTTTTGTTTATATCTTAATAGGAGCAATTGCTACAGTTGTAATACAATCAAGTGGTGCAACTATGGCAATTATTATTACTGCACTTGCAGGGGGAAATATAATTTACATTGATGCAATAGCTTTAGCTATTGGAGCAAATATTGGTACAACAGTAACTGCTATTGTAGGCTCTTTAACATCAAATGAAAATGGTAAAAGACTTGCTTTTGGACATCTCGTTTTTAACATGATTACAGCTTTAATTGCGGTTATTTTTATATATGCTTTAAAAGATTTTGTTGATTATCTTGCACCACTAGTTTCAATTGATAATAATAACTACAGTATGAAATTAGCTCTATTTCATACTATATTCAATATAGTTGGAATAGTTGTATTATTTCCTTTTATTCCTCTTATTGTTTCCATGTCAAAAAAAGTAATAAAAGATAAAATAAAAAAAGCATCAAAACCTATATATTTAGATGAATCAAATATAAAAATACCATATAATGCAATGGTTTCAATCCAAAAAGAAGTAATACATTTATATGAAAATGCCCAAAAGGCAATATTACACTCTATGTCAATTCATACTTCTGATTTAAAAGAAGAAAAAGATATAGATAATATACTTTCAACCCCTGCAAAAATTGATACAAATTTAGATGATATATATCATAATGACTTAAAATCCTTATATAGTGAAATCATTGATTATCTTTTAAAATCACAATCTCATATGAACTCAAATCAACTCTTTTATATAGGTCAATTAAGGCTCTCATCAAATATTATTGTAAAAATATTAAAAGATACTAGAGATATTCAAAAAAATATGAATGCATACCTTTATAGTAAAAATGAAGATATAAAACAAGAGTATTTAACCTTAAAAAAAGAGTTTGCACTAAATATTTTAAGAACAAATTTACTGAGAAATAAAGATATAGATGATGTAGAAACTTCAACGCAAATTCAAATGTATAAAGACAATATTGACGCTTTAGAGATTCAAACCAATAAAAAGATTGATGAGTTAATTAGAAATGATAAAATCACACCTAAAATGGGAACCTCTCTAATCAATGATTCCACAAGTATTTTTAATATGAGTAAAAATTTATTTAGAATTGCAAATATCTTATTTGTAAATGATATTAAACTAAGATCACTAGGAGAATTAAATGAAACTGTCTAAACTAGTAAAAACATTCGAAAGTTTCCTTCTTTGGGACAAAGAAGAGATAAAAGAAAATGAAAATGAAATTAATGAAATTATAGAAAAACTCTATGAAAAAAGAACTAAAATTGAAGAAAAAATAAGAAGATGTGATGATAAGAAAGAAGAAGATAAATTAAAAGAAAAATTAAAAGCTGTAAAAAAACTTATAAAAAAAGCAAAAAAAGAGTTTATTTAAACTCTTTAAAATTTTGTCGTAAAGCCTCATAAGCTACGATTGATACAGAGTTTGCCATATTTAAACTTCTTGCATCATTTGTCATAGGTATAGTAATGCATCCCTTTTCATTTTTTGCTAATAAATTTTCAGGTAAACCAGCATCTTCCCTACCAAAATAAAAATAATCTCCTACTTCATACTTAGCATCAAAATATACTTGTTTTGTTTTGGTTGTCGCAAAAAAATGTCTATCATTTAAAGGATTTTTTGACCAAAAATCTTCTATATTTTCATATTCAGTTACATCTAAATCAAACCAATAATCAAGCCCTGCTCGTCTTACTTCTTTTTCAGTAATTTCACCAAAACCATAAGGCTTTATCAAATGTAATCTACAATTCATAGCAAAGGCAAGTCTTCCTATTGTCCCAACATTTCCAGGAATTCTTGGTTCTAATAAAACAATATTAAACATTATAAAATTACCGTCTTATTTCCAAAAACGAAAACTTTATCTTCTAGTAACAGTTGAAGGGCATTTGATAATACTACTTTTTCAACATTACGCCCTGCAGTTCTCATATCTTGCCAAGAAAAGTTATGGTCAATTCTTACAACTTCTTGAGCAATAATTGGACCTTCATCCAAATCATTTGTAACATAATGAGCAGTTGCTCCTATAATTTTTACACCTCTTTGATGTGCTTGTTTATAGGGGTTTGCTCCAATAAATGCTGGTAAGAAAGAGTGGTGAATATTTAAAACTTGTTGTGGAAATTCTTGAACAAATTTTGAAGTTAATATTCTCATATACTTAGCTAAAACAATAAGTTCTGGTTTATACTCTTTTATTTTAGCAATAAGTAAGTCTTCATGAGCTTCTCTTTCCATCCCTTCTGCACTAATACAATGGAAAGGTATGCCAAATTTTTCTACTAAATCTTTCAAATAATCATGATTTGCAATTACAGCTTTTATATTTGCTTCTAATTCACCATCAAAATATCTAATAAGCAAATCACCTAAAACATGTGATTCTTTTGTCACAAGTATAACTATGTTTTTTTTTGATTTTTCTCTTAATTTAACTTGTGTATCTTTAGGTAAAACTTCAGTTAATTCTTTAAGAAGTATCTTATCATTTACATTACCACTGATAACTGTTCTCATAAAAAATTTATTTGTTTCCACATCCACAAATTCAGCATTTTGTTCGATATTAAGATTATTTGCAAAAAGAACTTTTGATACATTGTATACAAGTCCTTTTGAGTCAGAAGTATTAATTAATAGTATGTATTCTTTCATTTTTTATCCATATAATAGTATTATTCCAATTTAAAAGTGGAATAATACCATTATTTTGATTAAATCATTTGTGATAACTCTTCTTTATAAGCAGTTAAATCAAAATCTTTTATTCTTGCAACTCCAGATTCTACGGCTGCATTTGCAACTGCACTAGAAATTTCAACAATAAGTCTTTTATCAAATGGTTTAGGAATAATATAATCTTTTGAAAATGCTAAATGATCTCCAAATATTGCTTTTACTTCAGCAGGTACTGTTTTTTTAGCTAAATCAGCAATAGCATATGCTGCTGCTTTTTTCATTTGCATATTTATTTTTTTAGCTTGAACATCAAGTGCTCCTCTAAAAATAAATGGAAAACCAAGTACATTGTTTATTTGATTATTAAAATCACTTCTTCCTGTTCCAACAATTGCTTTATCTCTGATTTTTAATATATCTTCAGGAAAAAGTTCAGGTGTTGGATTTGCTAGGGCAAATACAATTGGTTCATCAGCCATAAGAGCAATATGTTCTTGGGTAAATGTTCCAGGTTTAGATAATCCTAAAACCACATCTGCATCTCTAAAAGCTTCTAATTTAGTCATTGATTCTTTTATTGAAAATTCTTTTTTATACTTATTTAAATCACTTCTACCATCATGAATAACTCCTTTAGAATCACACATAATAATATTTTGTACTCCAACTGCTTTATACATTCTCGCACAAGAAATAGCAGCTGCCCCAGCTCCCATAACTATAACTTTTAAGTCTTCTAGTTTTTTATCAATAATTTCACAAGCATTTATTAATCCAGCTGTTGTAATAATAGCTGTTCCATGTTGATCATCATGCATTACAGGAATATCAACTTCATCAATAAGTCTTCTTTCTATTTCAAAACACTCAGGTGATTTTATATCTTCAAGATTTATTCCTCCAAAAGTTGGCGATATAGCTTTACAAATAGATACAAACTTTTCAACATCAGTTTCATCAACTTCAATATCAAATGAATCAACAGCTGCAAATTTTTTAAATAATACAGACTTTCCTTCCATTACTGGTTTTGATGCAACTGCCCCAATGTCACCAAGCCCAAGTACAGCTGTACCATTTGATATTACAGCTACAAGATTTTTTTTAGCTGTATATTTAAATGCATTATCTGGATCTTTTTCAATTTCCAAACAAGGAAAAGCAACTCCAGGTGTATATGCTAAAGCCAAATCTCTTTGTGTTCCAAGTTTTGTTGTAGTCCCAATTTCTAATTTTCCTGGTTTAGGAAATTGGTGGTAATCTAAAGCTTCCTCTTTAGTTACAGGTTTACTCATAAATAACTCCTTTATCTATTTCGATGAAATTGTAACCTATCGAAACTTAAAAATTATATTTTTTAATTTTTAATATAATTTTTATCTATATTTAAGCTATTTTTACATTATTTGTACATAACTTATACACTATTTGTACATATTAAGTTTTATTTAATAATTCCAACTATTGAAAATCTTCCACAGTTTTTATCTTTTCTATAAGAAAAAAATGCTTCTTCTGAACACTTTGTACATACAGCTGATAGTTCAATATTAAAAATTCCAATATCATTTAATTGTTTTATATTTATTCCTTGCAAATCTAAATATCTATTTTGGCAAAACTCTTTTCCAAAAGATTTTATGGCAATAGTTTCTAGTTCTTCTGATACTTCATAACAGCATTTTTGTATAGAAGGTCCTAAATATACAAAGATATCTTTAGCCTTGCAGTCTAACTCTTCTATCATTTTAAGTGCTGTTTTTTGAACTATCTTTAAAAAAGTAGAATTTCTTCCAGCATGTACTACTGCTATTACTTTTTTATTTTCATCACTTAAAAATATAGGAATACAATCAGCAACCATAACCATTATTGGAAGATTTCTTTCTTTTGTAATCAAAGCATCACAATTATCTATTAATAAAGGAGATTCAAAATCCACAATCTCAATATTATCTGCATGCACCTGATTCATATATCTAAGTTTTGAAATATCAAAATTATGTTTTTTGGATAATTCTAATCTATTTTTATCAACACTACTTTTTGCATCATTTACATGATATGCCATATTCCCGTCTATAATTGTAGTTGTAAACTTTAAAATAGTGTCCATATTTTCCCCAAATTCTTTTTATATCAATTTATCATAATTTTTTTAATATCCTCTTATTTTTCTTTGGGTAGAATGTC
Proteins encoded:
- a CDS encoding HAMP domain-containing sensor histidine kinase encodes the protein MNIKKKNFIISNSILVSFIVIMVLLANYYLVALLGFNKDTFIVITLVLIIFAVVLNYFLSKPLFDPLFESDNNLEKAIKETIHELNIPASTIQSNAQMLEKNLKDEKDIRRLNRIKLATNELLKLYEQMEYEIKKEIGRIDKFEFLLDDIIENSIDKFEDMKDNITIENDIKNISINSDKNGFQKVFDNLLSNAIKYNCENGIIKINMQDNLLYIFNTGNIIDTKNLFIVFDQYFQEDSSKIGFGLGLNIVKEFCDKNQIDIKIEPKENGTLIKLNLIKLIA
- a CDS encoding response regulator transcription factor — its product is MRILLLEDDELFAQTIEDFLDEEGFLVDIAKDGEEALALNYEKNYDLYLFDINVPKINGLELLKDLRESGDNTPTMFLTSYKDKESLEQGFLSGADDYLKKPIDLDELILRIKSLLKRSGKQIEKIQLGENLFFSPNDKRVYENNKDMNLPMKVVDLLELFLENKDKIVTKEMIVNRLWHCEEDYSEGSIRVYINAVKKIFVKEKVVNIKGVGYKLEY
- a CDS encoding Na/Pi cotransporter family protein, with amino-acid sequence MIKKLLIPIILLFLAYFIISSENIKTISAGIAIFIIGMYFMENGFKLFSGGLLEKVLEKFTSTSLKSVITGFISTSIVQSSSLISVIVISFLTVEIISLTQGMAIIFGANLGSTTTAWIVSSLGVDIKISLYAMPMIIFGVIFRFSKEQRYIGLGNILLGLGFIFLGISYMKDGFETLKDSIDLASYSVGGFLGIFVYILIGAIATVVIQSSGATMAIIITALAGGNIIYIDAIALAIGANIGTTVTAIVGSLTSNENGKRLAFGHLVFNMITALIAVIFIYALKDFVDYLAPLVSIDNNNYSMKLALFHTIFNIVGIVVLFPFIPLIVSMSKKVIKDKIKKASKPIYLDESNIKIPYNAMVSIQKEVIHLYENAQKAILHSMSIHTSDLKEEKDIDNILSTPAKIDTNLDDIYHNDLKSLYSEIIDYLLKSQSHMNSNQLFYIGQLRLSSNIIVKILKDTRDIQKNMNAYLYSKNEDIKQEYLTLKKEFALNILRTNLLRNKDIDDVETSTQIQMYKDNIDALEIQTNKKIDELIRNDKITPKMGTSLINDSTSIFNMSKNLFRIANILFVNDIKLRSLGELNETV
- a CDS encoding exodeoxyribonuclease VII small subunit, with the translated sequence MKLSKLVKTFESFLLWDKEEIKENENEINEIIEKLYEKRTKIEEKIRRCDDKKEEDKLKEKLKAVKKLIKKAKKEFI
- a CDS encoding tRNA (cytidine(34)-2'-O)-methyltransferase, producing the protein MFNIVLLEPRIPGNVGTIGRLAFAMNCRLHLIKPYGFGEITEKEVRRAGLDYWFDLDVTEYENIEDFWSKNPLNDRHFFATTKTKQVYFDAKYEVGDYFYFGREDAGLPENLLAKNEKGCITIPMTNDARSLNMANSVSIVAYEALRQNFKEFK
- the purU gene encoding formyltetrahydrofolate deformylase, whose amino-acid sequence is MKEYILLINTSDSKGLVYNVSKVLFANNLNIEQNAEFVDVETNKFFMRTVISGNVNDKILLKELTEVLPKDTQVKLREKSKKNIVILVTKESHVLGDLLIRYFDGELEANIKAVIANHDYLKDLVEKFGIPFHCISAEGMEREAHEDLLIAKIKEYKPELIVLAKYMRILTSKFVQEFPQQVLNIHHSFLPAFIGANPYKQAHQRGVKIIGATAHYVTNDLDEGPIIAQEVVRIDHNFSWQDMRTAGRNVEKVVLSNALQLLLEDKVFVFGNKTVIL
- a CDS encoding malic enzyme-like NAD(P)-binding protein, which encodes MSKPVTKEEALDYHQFPKPGKLEIGTTTKLGTQRDLALAYTPGVAFPCLEIEKDPDNAFKYTAKKNLVAVISNGTAVLGLGDIGAVASKPVMEGKSVLFKKFAAVDSFDIEVDETDVEKFVSICKAISPTFGGINLEDIKSPECFEIERRLIDEVDIPVMHDDQHGTAIITTAGLINACEIIDKKLEDLKVIVMGAGAAAISCARMYKAVGVQNIIMCDSKGVIHDGRSDLNKYKKEFSIKESMTKLEAFRDADVVLGLSKPGTFTQEHIALMADEPIVFALANPTPELFPEDILKIRDKAIVGTGRSDFNNQINNVLGFPFIFRGALDVQAKKINMQMKKAAAYAIADLAKKTVPAEVKAIFGDHLAFSKDYIIPKPFDKRLIVEISSAVANAAVESGVARIKDFDLTAYKEELSQMI